The following coding sequences lie in one Candidatus Nitrospira allomarina genomic window:
- a CDS encoding ATP-binding protein, which translates to MSVWVIPSILTAGVSLFLATIIFVKRKDGAYFSPLLLLMIVMIWIHGLNGILEVFPGHLIIYKKLIFIGEVLLPVLIGFVGFSLLHEFSANSLALGRGWWKIIACGAALLAMVIVGTPDGFMQVNPEGEIVFRQPEGLAIWGFIVLVSCVGIFQLERILQSFPDPLRYRLKYVLIGLGGLACISIAQAFHLVVVSVWRPEDVWAGGLASFSSLVVMALGLRRWRGPEVIQKIQISHQALYASLVVVCVSGYFVLVAMVTVVVQQTDWEVKESLGMVLMFLAVMGLVVAMLSRRVRVEFQQVVSRHFFKAKYDYREKWLEVTETFSACQDVSELLNRYLEWLSRTFGTSRVTIWKRFDVDGRYHQIRKERRRRKLTENDRSPNVSEPIPIPENHPLIHQLKGLQEPLLVQVGQREAEDWKEFLDITHAHVCVPLVTEQGRLLGFCTLSQESVHDDYDQDDLDLLRAIAHHVTMLLIQFELVEERSSSAKWEAVHRFSAFYLHDLKNLASSLSMVAQNAAQYGSNIEFQASAMQTVKSTSQRIIDLMGELSRQANEPNLSEGVPTEPVDVNLLIKEILAAINGPGCQPNFSPGLEVPVLQLKREAIKQVLLNLILNARQAIEGQGTIDISTAYDGKQVIVELVDSGGGMSVAQLENIFQPFKSSKKNGLGVGLFQCKRIVEDHHGVIHIESQEGQGTTVMITFPVQSADNASTMAFGVSQVGVEYDSRKNK; encoded by the coding sequence ATGAGTGTGTGGGTTATTCCATCTATTCTCACGGCAGGAGTTTCCTTGTTTTTGGCCACGATCATATTTGTGAAGAGAAAAGATGGGGCATATTTTTCCCCTTTACTCTTGCTGATGATCGTTATGATTTGGATCCATGGACTGAATGGGATACTAGAAGTGTTTCCAGGCCATCTCATTATCTACAAAAAACTGATTTTCATTGGTGAGGTCCTTCTGCCGGTATTGATCGGCTTTGTCGGTTTTTCATTATTGCATGAATTTTCTGCGAATTCTTTGGCATTGGGCAGAGGGTGGTGGAAGATTATTGCCTGTGGAGCTGCTCTTTTAGCGATGGTGATCGTGGGTACGCCAGATGGATTCATGCAGGTCAATCCTGAGGGGGAAATTGTGTTCAGACAACCAGAGGGATTGGCGATTTGGGGGTTTATCGTATTGGTCTCCTGTGTGGGAATATTTCAGCTGGAACGTATCCTTCAGTCTTTTCCCGATCCTCTACGATATCGATTGAAATATGTGCTGATTGGATTGGGAGGTTTGGCATGTATTTCCATCGCGCAGGCCTTTCATTTGGTCGTGGTCTCGGTGTGGCGACCGGAAGATGTGTGGGCAGGGGGGCTCGCATCGTTTAGTTCTCTGGTTGTCATGGCACTGGGCTTGAGGAGATGGCGAGGACCAGAGGTGATCCAGAAGATTCAAATCAGTCACCAGGCATTATATGCTTCCCTGGTCGTAGTGTGTGTTAGTGGGTATTTCGTTCTTGTCGCTATGGTGACCGTAGTGGTGCAACAAACCGATTGGGAGGTCAAGGAATCACTGGGAATGGTTCTTATGTTTCTTGCCGTTATGGGATTGGTGGTCGCCATGCTTTCCAGGCGTGTTCGGGTCGAATTTCAGCAAGTTGTTTCTCGTCATTTTTTTAAGGCGAAGTATGATTATCGAGAGAAATGGTTAGAGGTCACTGAGACGTTTTCGGCCTGTCAGGATGTCTCCGAACTTTTGAACCGATACCTTGAGTGGCTCAGTCGAACATTTGGAACGTCTCGGGTGACAATTTGGAAACGTTTTGATGTTGATGGACGGTACCATCAAATTCGGAAAGAACGGCGTCGAAGGAAATTGACGGAAAATGATCGGTCACCGAATGTGTCAGAGCCGATTCCGATTCCTGAAAATCACCCTCTTATTCACCAATTAAAAGGACTGCAAGAACCCTTGTTGGTGCAAGTGGGTCAGCGGGAGGCTGAGGATTGGAAGGAATTTCTTGATATCACTCACGCCCATGTGTGTGTGCCCTTAGTGACGGAGCAAGGCAGACTGCTGGGGTTTTGTACGCTAAGTCAGGAATCGGTGCATGACGATTACGATCAAGACGATTTGGATTTACTGCGAGCCATTGCGCACCATGTGACGATGCTGCTCATTCAATTTGAGTTGGTAGAAGAGCGTAGTTCATCCGCTAAATGGGAGGCCGTGCATCGGTTCTCGGCTTTTTATTTACATGATTTAAAGAATTTGGCGTCGAGTTTATCTATGGTGGCTCAGAATGCCGCGCAATACGGGAGTAATATTGAATTTCAGGCATCGGCCATGCAGACCGTTAAAAGTACGTCTCAGCGAATTATCGATTTAATGGGAGAATTATCTCGTCAGGCGAACGAACCGAATTTGAGTGAGGGAGTCCCGACAGAGCCGGTAGATGTGAACCTATTGATCAAGGAGATTCTGGCAGCCATCAATGGCCCTGGCTGCCAACCGAATTTTTCCCCGGGGTTAGAGGTTCCGGTCCTTCAGCTAAAAAGGGAGGCAATTAAACAGGTATTGTTAAATCTCATTCTTAATGCGCGCCAGGCGATCGAGGGGCAAGGCACGATTGATATATCCACCGCCTATGATGGCAAGCAGGTGATCGTTGAATTGGTCGATTCAGGGGGTGGAATGTCCGTGGCCCAGCTTGAAAATATTTTTCAGCCATTCAAAAGCTCCAAAAAGAATGGATTGGGTGTAGGACTGTTTCAATGTAAGCGAATTGTAGAGGACCATCATGGCGTGATTCACATTGAGAGCCAGGAAGGGCAAGGCACAACGGTGATGATTACATTTCCCGTTCAAAGTGCCGATAACGCAAGTACTATGGCGTTTGGTGTGTCTCAAGTCGGGGTAGAATATGACTCAAGAAAAAACAAGTGA
- a CDS encoding sigma-54-dependent transcriptional regulator, with translation MADERILVVDDDPSLLTLLKMRLHSMGFVVTACGSGGDALSRVQEDPYDFAILDLRLPDADGLDLMEELHQHQTNLPILILTAHGCIPNAVEAMKKGAYGYLTKPFDDKELLESIDKALTTKRMSQEIHRLQLLVNELYGLENVVARSAEMHTVLKQVAQVAKTDTTVCISGETGTGKEVIARVLHCNSPRASKPFMAVNCAAIPETLFESELFGHMKGSFTGAHQNKRGLIQSADKGTLFLDEIGEMPLSLQGKLLRAIQNREVVPVGGQVPVKVDVRILAATNKDLELAVREGRFREDLYYRIHVVPLWIPPLRQRREDIPSLAQFFLKRSIEHHGKIVKGFSPEAMQALITYPWPGNVRELENMIERAVVMSPQDIITAEFLALSPQEQSKPGGLQPLTDAKEAFEKEYLQDLLKATQGNISKAAQIAGRYRADFYKLLKKYGLHPSDRQEDASPSNGQSGLQ, from the coding sequence ATGGCTGATGAACGAATTCTTGTTGTTGATGACGATCCAAGTTTACTGACCCTCCTGAAAATGCGTCTGCATTCCATGGGGTTTGTGGTGACGGCGTGTGGCTCCGGGGGGGATGCGTTGAGCCGCGTTCAGGAAGATCCCTATGATTTTGCCATTTTGGATCTTCGATTGCCGGATGCGGATGGCTTGGATCTAATGGAAGAATTGCATCAGCATCAGACAAATCTTCCAATCCTGATTTTAACGGCACATGGCTGTATTCCCAATGCGGTGGAAGCCATGAAAAAGGGCGCGTATGGGTATTTAACCAAACCGTTTGATGACAAAGAGTTGCTGGAGAGTATTGATAAAGCTCTCACGACCAAACGAATGAGTCAGGAGATTCATCGACTACAATTGCTGGTGAACGAATTATATGGGCTTGAAAATGTCGTGGCCCGGAGTGCAGAAATGCATACGGTGTTGAAGCAGGTGGCGCAAGTGGCGAAGACCGATACCACTGTCTGTATTTCCGGAGAAACCGGAACGGGGAAAGAAGTTATTGCGCGCGTGCTACATTGTAATAGCCCTCGAGCTTCGAAACCCTTTATGGCTGTCAATTGTGCAGCTATTCCAGAAACGTTGTTTGAAAGTGAGTTGTTTGGGCATATGAAGGGTTCCTTTACCGGGGCTCATCAAAATAAAAGAGGATTAATCCAAAGTGCTGATAAGGGAACATTATTTTTAGATGAAATTGGTGAAATGCCTTTGTCATTACAGGGCAAACTCTTGCGGGCTATTCAAAATCGAGAGGTGGTGCCCGTCGGAGGGCAAGTGCCAGTGAAGGTGGATGTGAGAATTCTGGCTGCAACCAACAAGGACCTGGAGTTAGCCGTTCGAGAAGGACGATTTCGAGAAGATCTGTATTATCGGATTCACGTCGTTCCCTTGTGGATTCCTCCGCTTCGGCAACGACGGGAGGATATTCCTTCACTCGCCCAGTTTTTTCTCAAACGGAGCATAGAGCATCACGGTAAAATCGTCAAAGGATTTTCCCCTGAAGCTATGCAGGCCTTAATTACGTATCCTTGGCCCGGGAATGTTCGAGAACTTGAGAATATGATTGAACGCGCGGTTGTCATGTCTCCTCAAGACATTATTACGGCAGAATTCCTTGCACTTTCTCCACAAGAACAAAGCAAGCCAGGTGGCCTTCAACCATTAACTGATGCGAAAGAGGCATTTGAGAAGGAGTACCTCCAAGATTTACTGAAAGCCACACAAGGAAACATTTCTAAGGCGGCACAAATTGCCGGGCGCTATCGGGCAGATTTTTATAAACTGCTCAAAAAATATGGATTGCATCCCTCCGATAGACAAGAAGATGCGTCTCCTTCAAACGGCCAATCAGGACTCCAGTAA
- a CDS encoding sensor histidine kinase, translating into MLTRLSIFWRLTLGYLTILALVVGVNLYILHQFRALTELGAELATHHFPAVETAKRLITSLYAQLKSDKQYLVLRDTTLLKDFLQEAENFRKTLKALQEQENPGSTLEALAKTKELHEEFHTLFLSVGVEQADRSPQAIASYEQNRDTLITAITQSINAYITAQEASVGAILKDSHLRSVQAQEITKQLLVMALVLGLGLAGIASYSILRPLRRVKAQIRRIGQGQFGGTISLSVPQELRELVGQVNWMGEKLQKLDEMKSEFLANISHELRTPLTSIREGSQLLLDGIPGTLTKDQRETLTIISESSQRLNHLIGNLLDLSRMEADMVSYNFSPTDLNRLVVRSTEKVKFLAERKNIHLTLDLFQNKVRFYDLDGPRMEQVLENLLSNAIKFSPEGTTVLIRSRPDSAGEGLQFSVSDTGPGIPEADLPHIFERFYQGKTQEGRVYVGSGIGLALAKRVVEAHGGKIWAESILGTGTALHFTIPKRKHAGNVH; encoded by the coding sequence ATGTTGACACGTCTATCTATATTTTGGCGATTAACCCTTGGATACCTGACAATCCTTGCGTTGGTGGTTGGCGTGAATTTATATATTCTCCATCAATTTCGTGCCTTAACGGAATTAGGCGCTGAGTTAGCGACCCATCACTTTCCCGCTGTGGAAACTGCTAAGCGACTCATTACCAGTCTGTATGCACAATTAAAAAGTGACAAGCAATATTTAGTACTTCGGGATACCACCCTTCTGAAAGATTTTCTTCAGGAGGCTGAAAACTTTCGCAAAACCTTAAAAGCGCTCCAAGAGCAGGAAAACCCTGGTAGTACGCTGGAAGCACTTGCGAAAACAAAAGAACTTCATGAAGAGTTCCATACCTTATTTTTGAGTGTTGGTGTTGAGCAAGCCGACCGTTCTCCTCAGGCTATCGCCAGCTATGAGCAAAATCGGGATACATTGATTACCGCTATAACCCAATCCATCAACGCCTATATCACTGCTCAGGAAGCCAGTGTCGGCGCGATTCTCAAGGATTCCCATCTTCGTTCGGTGCAGGCCCAGGAAATTACGAAACAGCTTCTGGTGATGGCGTTGGTTCTAGGTCTTGGCTTGGCCGGGATCGCCAGCTATAGTATCCTTCGGCCCCTTCGACGAGTCAAAGCTCAAATCCGCAGAATTGGACAAGGTCAATTTGGAGGGACGATCTCCCTTTCTGTTCCACAGGAGTTACGTGAACTGGTTGGCCAGGTAAATTGGATGGGTGAAAAACTACAAAAGTTAGATGAGATGAAGTCGGAATTCCTGGCAAATATTTCCCATGAGTTACGAACCCCGTTAACGTCTATTCGAGAGGGCTCACAGCTTCTGCTGGATGGAATTCCTGGAACACTGACGAAAGACCAACGAGAAACCCTCACCATTATTTCTGAGAGTAGTCAACGGCTCAATCACTTAATCGGGAATCTCTTAGATTTATCCCGGATGGAGGCCGACATGGTCTCCTATAATTTTAGTCCTACGGACTTAAATCGTTTGGTCGTCCGGTCGACAGAAAAAGTCAAATTTCTCGCAGAACGAAAAAATATTCATCTGACCCTCGATTTGTTTCAGAATAAGGTGAGGTTCTATGATCTGGATGGGCCAAGGATGGAACAAGTGTTGGAAAATCTTTTATCGAATGCGATTAAATTCAGTCCTGAAGGAACGACGGTGTTAATTCGATCAAGGCCGGATAGTGCCGGAGAGGGGTTGCAATTTTCGGTGTCTGATACGGGACCGGGAATTCCCGAAGCTGATTTGCCTCATATTTTTGAACGATTTTACCAGGGGAAAACCCAAGAAGGCCGTGTGTATGTGGGGAGTGGAATCGGACTGGCGTTGGCGAAGCGGGTGGTCGAAGCCCATGGTGGAAAAATTTGGGCTGAGAGTATTCTGGGAACCGGGACTGCATTGCATTTTACCATTCCCAAACGAAAACACGCGGGGAATGTCCATTGA
- a CDS encoding beta strand repeat-containing protein, whose protein sequence is MTWNKNSESDLAGYKVYKRALPSQDFGQPIFSGMPSNPSSPTTTVSGLNGGTTYGFIATAFDTAGNESAPSTEKQISIPTGTSPPPSSALNISNLTVSSGKAYVVSTSGLQAGGTVYIDRNYTFSTVPALIQGAAYIQTANNDKAATNATFLSFTVNQPVSVYVARDVRTTNPSWLNTFTDTGANLVTSDTTLRLFVRSFPAGTISLSGNASSGGSMYSVVVKSDGGTPGDTTAPTVTLTAPNAGTVSGTVTVSATASDNVGVAGVQFRLQGANLGAEDTTNPYSTSWNTTTVPNGSYTLTATARDAAGNTTTSTPRTVTVSNTTTPPPDTTPPTVTLTAPSAGTVSGTVTVSATASDNVGVTGVQFRLQGANLGAEDTTNPYSTSWNTTTVPNGSYTLTAIARDAAGNTTTSASRTVTVSNTTTPPPSPPSSTLSISNLTVASGKTYVVSTSGLQAGGTVYIDRNYTFSTVPALIQGAAYIQTANNDKAATNATFLSFTVNQPVSVYVARDVRTTNPSWLNTFTDTGANLVTSDTTLRLFVRSFPAGTISLSGNASSGGSMYSVVVKSDGGTPGDTTAPTVTLTAPNAGTVSGTVTVSATASDNVGVTGVQFRLQGANLGAEDTTNPYSTSWNTTTVPNGSYTLTAIARDAAGNTTTSASRTVTVSNTTTPPPPPPTSTLNISNLNVSSGKAYVVPTSGIQGGGTIYIDRTYTFTTIPTLIQGAPYIRTANDDKTATNSNFLSFTVNQPVSVYVAHGDRITPKPTWLNTFTDTGANLVTSDTTLSLFVKTFPAGTITLGGNVSSGNAGNDLSMYSVIIKP, encoded by the coding sequence GTGACCTGGAACAAAAATTCCGAATCGGATTTGGCAGGATACAAAGTTTACAAACGGGCGTTACCTTCTCAAGACTTTGGACAACCCATATTTTCAGGAATGCCCAGCAATCCATCCTCGCCCACAACAACCGTTTCAGGGCTCAATGGAGGCACAACTTATGGATTTATTGCGACTGCATTTGACACAGCCGGAAATGAAAGTGCCCCTTCCACAGAAAAACAGATTTCAATACCTACAGGCACATCACCACCACCCTCTTCAGCACTTAATATCTCGAATCTGACCGTGTCCAGTGGCAAAGCCTATGTCGTGTCCACCTCAGGCCTCCAAGCTGGGGGGACCGTCTATATCGACCGCAACTATACCTTTTCGACCGTCCCTGCTCTCATTCAGGGTGCCGCGTATATCCAGACCGCCAACAATGATAAAGCAGCCACCAATGCGACCTTCCTCAGCTTCACGGTCAATCAACCTGTATCAGTGTATGTCGCCCGTGACGTGCGCACCACGAATCCCTCGTGGTTGAACACCTTTACGGATACCGGCGCCAATCTGGTGACGTCGGATACGACCCTCCGCCTGTTTGTGCGCTCTTTCCCAGCCGGCACCATTAGCCTCAGTGGCAATGCCAGTAGTGGCGGGAGTATGTATTCCGTCGTCGTCAAATCAGATGGAGGCACCCCAGGGGACACCACCGCACCCACGGTCACCCTGACGGCCCCCAACGCGGGCACCGTCTCCGGCACCGTAACGGTCAGCGCCACCGCCAGCGATAATGTCGGTGTGGCGGGAGTTCAGTTCCGCCTCCAGGGCGCGAACCTCGGCGCTGAAGATACGACTAATCCCTACAGCACCAGTTGGAACACCACCACCGTGCCGAATGGCTCCTACACCCTGACGGCTACCGCCCGCGATGCCGCCGGGAATACCACCACCTCCACACCACGCACCGTCACGGTGAGCAATACCACCACACCGCCGCCGGACACCACGCCACCGACGGTCACACTGACGGCCCCCAGCGCGGGTACCGTCTCCGGCACGGTAACGGTCAGCGCCACCGCCAGCGATAATGTCGGCGTGACCGGTGTGCAATTCCGCCTCCAGGGCGCGAACCTTGGGGCCGAAGATACGACCAATCCCTACAGCACCAGTTGGAACACCACCACCGTGCCAAATGGTTCCTATACCCTCACCGCTATTGCCCGTGATGCCGCCGGGAATACCACCACCTCCGCATCCCGCACCGTCACGGTGAGCAATACCACCACCCCACCCCCCTCCCCGCCCTCCTCAACACTCAGTATTTCCAATCTGACGGTGGCCAGTGGGAAAACCTATGTCGTGTCCACCTCAGGCCTCCAAGCTGGGGGGACCGTCTATATCGACCGCAACTATACCTTTTCGACCGTCCCTGCTCTCATTCAGGGTGCCGCGTATATCCAGACCGCCAACAATGATAAAGCAGCCACCAATGCGACCTTCCTCAGCTTCACGGTCAATCAACCTGTATCAGTGTATGTCGCCCGTGACGTGCGCACCACGAATCCCTCGTGGTTGAACACCTTTACGGATACCGGCGCCAATCTGGTGACGTCGGATACGACCCTCCGCCTGTTTGTGCGCTCTTTCCCAGCCGGCACCATTAGCCTCAGTGGCAATGCCAGTAGTGGCGGGAGTATGTATTCCGTCGTCGTCAAATCAGATGGAGGCACCCCAGGGGACACCACCGCACCCACGGTCACCCTGACGGCCCCCAACGCGGGCACCGTCTCCGGCACGGTAACGGTCAGCGCCACCGCCAGCGATAATGTCGGCGTGACCGGTGTGCAATTCCGCCTCCAGGGCGCGAACCTTGGGGCCGAAGATACGACCAATCCCTACAGCACCAGTTGGAACACCACCACCGTGCCAAATGGTTCCTATACCCTCACCGCTATTGCCCGTGATGCCGCCGGGAATACCACCACCTCCGCATCCCGCACCGTCACGGTGAGCAATACCACAACGCCACCTCCCCCTCCACCTACCTCAACACTCAATATTTCCAATCTGAACGTGTCCAGTGGAAAAGCGTACGTCGTGCCCACCTCAGGCATACAAGGCGGGGGGACCATTTATATCGACCGCACCTATACTTTTACGACGATCCCCACTCTCATCCAGGGTGCGCCATATATCCGAACGGCGAATGATGACAAAACAGCAACCAATTCCAACTTCCTCAGCTTTACGGTCAATCAACCCGTGTCCGTGTATGTCGCCCATGGCGATCGCATTACTCCGAAACCTACGTGGTTGAATACGTTTACGGATACCGGAGCCAATCTGGTGACGTCGGATACGACCCTCAGTCTGTTTGTGAAGACCTTTCCTGCGGGGACCATTACTCTCGGGGGTAATGTCAGCAGTGGCAATGCCGGAAATGATTTGAGTATGTATTCCGTCATTATCAAACCTTAG
- a CDS encoding glycosyltransferase family 4 protein, translated as MPPPLKVLFISQIFPTPVNPTKGVFSQQLVQGLMNYCDVRVVCPQPWFPRLPRWKYLERWHGYSLIPTEYDVDAIPVLSPKYPFIPKLGDRYHSFLFFLGLVRYAFALKRRFRFDVINAHWLYPDGVAAARLARIVGVPLVLSGLGCDVNMFLFEKRKRGAILRALKQASRVTVVSEELKAHLLGEGINHEHVTVIRNGVNKQLFYPRDQTECASMLGLPQRYPCVVFVGRLAEEEEKGLRYLIEAFQKLVRVRKGVTLYVIGDGPMLKSYKDLVHNQGLQEQIRFVGAKAHQDIPLWIGACDVFCLPSLREGCPNVVLEALSCGRPVVASDVGDIPNLIGKDNGLLVDAGNSQQLCEALENALGKKWNQAEICASVSTLTWDAAASQYYSVLHGSCSDV; from the coding sequence ATGCCACCCCCCTTAAAGGTTCTGTTTATTTCCCAGATTTTTCCCACACCCGTGAATCCAACAAAGGGCGTCTTTAGTCAGCAACTTGTTCAAGGTTTAATGAACTATTGCGATGTCCGAGTCGTTTGCCCACAACCCTGGTTCCCCAGGCTCCCTCGATGGAAATATTTGGAGCGATGGCATGGCTATTCCTTAATCCCAACTGAATATGATGTCGATGCCATACCCGTCTTGAGCCCGAAATATCCGTTTATTCCTAAACTGGGTGACCGGTACCATAGTTTCCTGTTCTTCCTAGGCCTTGTTCGGTATGCGTTTGCCCTGAAGCGCCGTTTTCGGTTTGATGTGATCAATGCTCATTGGCTTTATCCTGATGGAGTGGCTGCTGCCCGGCTTGCTAGAATCGTGGGGGTACCCTTGGTACTATCAGGTCTCGGGTGTGATGTGAATATGTTTTTGTTTGAAAAACGCAAGAGAGGGGCGATACTTCGTGCCCTGAAGCAGGCTTCTCGGGTCACAGTCGTTTCAGAAGAATTGAAAGCTCACCTGTTAGGCGAGGGAATTAATCATGAGCATGTCACGGTTATTCGTAATGGCGTCAATAAACAATTATTCTATCCAAGGGATCAGACTGAATGTGCGAGCATGCTTGGACTTCCGCAAAGGTATCCTTGCGTCGTATTTGTTGGAAGATTGGCAGAAGAGGAAGAAAAGGGTCTTCGGTATCTGATTGAGGCCTTTCAAAAACTTGTTCGAGTAAGAAAGGGAGTAACCCTGTATGTTATCGGGGATGGCCCCATGCTCAAATCATATAAAGATCTTGTCCACAATCAGGGCCTTCAAGAGCAGATTCGGTTTGTTGGTGCCAAGGCACATCAGGACATTCCGCTATGGATAGGCGCTTGTGATGTTTTCTGTTTGCCGAGTCTTCGTGAGGGATGTCCCAATGTGGTTCTTGAGGCATTATCCTGTGGCCGTCCAGTGGTTGCATCCGACGTGGGTGATATTCCCAATCTCATTGGGAAAGACAATGGATTACTTGTTGATGCGGGCAATAGTCAGCAGTTGTGTGAGGCATTGGAAAATGCCCTGGGAAAAAAATGGAATCAAGCTGAAATTTGCGCGTCTGTCAGTACCTTAACCTGGGATGCCGCTGCATCCCAATACTATTCCGTGCTCCACGGCTCCTGTTCTGATGTGTGA
- the asnB gene encoding asparagine synthase (glutamine-hydrolyzing): MCAICGVVKMKDGELVEQRLLVQMRDSMVHRGPDSAGLFLNKHVGFGHRRLKIIDLHAGAQPMFNEDGTIAVVYNGEIYNFLELRDHLISKGHTFQTRCDTEVIVHAYEEYGIDCPKWFDGMFAFAIYDANNNSVFLARDRVGIKPLYFFVDQHQFLFASEVRAILRVLDHRPSTNIAALDFYVSVGYVPGQTTLFQGIQKLLPGYGLHLQEGQVTLSQYWDLRDGPPSAVSLEEAQEQYAELLQKSIKMSLMSDVPLGAFLSGGIDSSAVVAGMSQFNTEPVKTFSVGYRDDRGASELPYAKLIANKFHTDHHEYILESEEFFTSLDQLLEYTEEPIVESAAIALFHLSRLAKEHVTVILSGEGSDEILAGYPLYPIMKMLDRIHRVFGSIPIWILDCLSTLTKTNEKYTKYVDWMRMPLPKRYRGISSDVTPSIKGEMYQPAFASRLGHNSDMFFEHLFATLPQSSSLRKMGYVDIKSWLPDDLLVKADKMTMANSLELRVPFLDHHLLEFAMSLPDDYRLKGWEGKFILKKVMEKTLPHEIIYRKKKGFPVPVAKWFRENLYHQVRHVLLDSKSLTRNYFQESYIDNALKRHREGKEDLSRRLFSLIALEMWHKKYID; encoded by the coding sequence ATGTGTGCCATATGTGGTGTGGTGAAAATGAAGGATGGTGAACTCGTCGAACAAAGACTCCTTGTGCAGATGAGAGATTCCATGGTTCATCGGGGCCCTGATTCCGCGGGATTATTCTTGAATAAGCATGTGGGATTTGGACACCGACGGCTAAAAATTATTGATTTACATGCTGGCGCACAGCCTATGTTTAATGAGGATGGGACGATTGCGGTTGTCTACAATGGCGAGATTTACAACTTTCTTGAATTGCGGGACCACCTAATATCTAAGGGACACACCTTTCAAACGCGGTGTGATACTGAGGTCATCGTTCATGCCTATGAAGAATACGGAATTGACTGTCCCAAATGGTTTGACGGGATGTTTGCTTTTGCCATTTATGATGCCAACAACAATTCGGTCTTTCTTGCCCGGGATCGGGTTGGAATAAAACCTCTCTATTTCTTTGTGGATCAGCATCAGTTTCTTTTTGCTTCTGAGGTACGGGCTATTCTCAGGGTACTGGATCATCGACCATCCACCAATATTGCCGCTTTGGATTTTTACGTGTCGGTGGGGTATGTCCCCGGGCAGACTACCCTGTTTCAAGGTATTCAAAAACTTCTTCCAGGGTATGGTTTACATCTTCAAGAGGGGCAAGTGACTCTTTCGCAGTATTGGGACCTCAGGGATGGCCCTCCCAGTGCAGTGTCATTGGAGGAAGCTCAAGAGCAATACGCGGAATTACTTCAAAAAAGTATAAAAATGAGCCTGATGAGCGATGTCCCATTGGGTGCCTTTTTGAGTGGAGGCATTGATTCCAGTGCGGTTGTTGCAGGAATGAGCCAATTTAACACCGAACCGGTTAAGACATTTTCTGTTGGATATCGTGATGATCGGGGTGCCAGCGAACTTCCCTATGCCAAGCTTATTGCGAACAAATTTCATACGGATCACCACGAGTATATCCTTGAGTCAGAAGAATTCTTTACCTCTTTGGATCAGTTACTTGAGTATACGGAAGAACCCATTGTAGAAAGTGCGGCTATTGCCCTCTTTCACCTCTCCCGGTTGGCTAAAGAGCATGTGACCGTTATTCTCTCAGGGGAGGGGAGTGATGAGATTTTGGCCGGCTATCCTTTGTACCCCATTATGAAGATGCTTGATCGAATTCACCGAGTATTTGGATCTATTCCAATCTGGATTTTAGATTGCCTGTCAACGCTTACCAAGACAAATGAAAAATACACAAAATATGTTGATTGGATGCGAATGCCACTTCCCAAACGCTATCGAGGGATTTCTAGCGATGTGACACCGAGTATAAAGGGGGAAATGTATCAACCCGCCTTTGCCTCTCGTTTAGGCCACAATTCTGATATGTTTTTTGAGCATCTCTTTGCCACCCTACCCCAAAGTTCATCATTGAGAAAAATGGGTTATGTGGACATCAAGTCATGGTTGCCGGATGACCTTTTAGTCAAAGCGGACAAAATGACGATGGCTAATTCCCTTGAACTTCGTGTTCCATTTTTGGACCATCATCTTCTTGAGTTTGCCATGTCGTTGCCGGATGATTATCGTTTGAAAGGGTGGGAGGGCAAGTTTATCCTAAAAAAAGTCATGGAGAAAACCCTACCTCATGAAATTATTTATCGGAAGAAGAAGGGCTTCCCCGTGCCGGTGGCAAAGTGGTTTAGGGAAAACCTTTATCATCAGGTTCGTCATGTCTTGCTGGACAGTAAAAGTTTAACACGTAATTATTTCCAAGAGTCGTATATCGATAATGCCTTGAAGCGACATCGGGAGGGAAAGGAAGATTTGAGCCGAAGGCTTTTTTCCCTTATCGCTTTGGAAATGTGGCACAAGAAATATATTGATTAA